One window from the genome of Variovorax sp. PAMC26660 encodes:
- the pncA gene encoding bifunctional nicotinamidase/pyrazinamidase — MHRRTLVKSAAALGLVSGLGSFGLSAFAAGKIKPGSKAALIVVDVQNCFLDGGTLAVKGGNEVIPVINALAPAFDNIVVTQDWHTAGHASFASTYSGKKPFETTKLSYGTQVLWPDHCVQGTEDAALGKELKVPTAQLIIRKGFHKEMDSYSAFEEADHKTATGLAGYLKARGIKTVFVTGLATDFCVAWTAMDARKAGFDAYVIEDATRGIDLNGSLAAAWKQMAAKGVKRIQSGDIQAA; from the coding sequence ATGCATCGCAGAACCCTTGTGAAATCCGCCGCCGCCCTCGGTCTGGTCAGCGGCCTCGGCAGTTTCGGCCTCAGCGCTTTCGCGGCCGGCAAGATCAAGCCCGGCAGCAAGGCGGCGCTGATCGTGGTCGATGTGCAGAACTGCTTTCTCGACGGCGGCACGCTCGCGGTCAAGGGCGGCAACGAAGTCATTCCGGTCATCAACGCACTGGCGCCGGCGTTCGACAACATCGTCGTCACGCAAGACTGGCACACCGCAGGCCATGCGTCCTTCGCGAGCACCTACTCGGGCAAGAAGCCGTTCGAGACCACCAAGCTCAGCTACGGCACGCAGGTGCTGTGGCCGGACCACTGCGTGCAGGGCACGGAAGACGCGGCGCTCGGCAAGGAGCTGAAAGTGCCGACCGCGCAGCTCATCATCCGCAAGGGCTTCCACAAGGAGATGGACAGCTACTCGGCCTTCGAGGAAGCCGATCACAAGACGGCGACGGGCCTGGCTGGCTACCTCAAGGCGCGCGGCATCAAGACCGTGTTCGTCACAGGTCTTGCCACCGACTTCTGCGTGGCCTGGACCGCGATGGATGCGCGCAAGGCTGGCTTCGACGCCTACGTGATCGAAGACGCCACGCGCGGCATTGACCTCAACGGCTCGCTGGCCGCCGCGTGGAAGCAGATGGCGGCCAAGGGCGTCAAACGCATCCAGTCGGGCGACATCCAGGCCGCCTGA
- a CDS encoding ABC transporter substrate-binding protein, protein MKLSISRRAMVAGGAALALGPGLLRQARADNGVTDTTIRIGQSAVFSGPAKDFGVDYRAGIKLCFDRVNKSGGVNGRKIELVTYDDAYDPAKTAVNTAKLIDEDKVFALTGYVATGNLAAAMPLAEKAGVPMFAPLVGTTSFRTKTNRYLFHVRAGYDLELRKIISHLSTLGIQSIAVVYQDSAFGKSNLATCEELAGDYKLKVLKTLPLAITAEDAKSVVASLAEAKPGAVVMIMAGRMVEVFIRDYRANAVAAPLYTLSVGITDAAGSAKRLDGKLAGLVTASIVPPPQGLRVPIVADYQRDRAEFGEKIDSYTALEGYIVARVMVEGLRRAGKTLTRDSFIAGLESIGSARFGDFPVDYSAKNHNGSTFVDLEMYTRDGQLRR, encoded by the coding sequence ATGAAGCTTTCGATTTCCAGGCGCGCGATGGTGGCGGGCGGCGCAGCGCTGGCGCTCGGCCCCGGTCTTTTGCGGCAGGCACGCGCGGACAACGGCGTGACCGACACCACCATCCGCATCGGCCAGTCGGCCGTGTTCAGCGGCCCGGCCAAGGACTTCGGCGTCGACTACCGCGCGGGCATCAAGCTCTGCTTCGACCGTGTCAACAAGTCAGGCGGCGTCAACGGCCGCAAGATCGAACTGGTCACGTACGACGATGCCTACGATCCCGCGAAGACGGCCGTCAACACGGCCAAGTTGATCGATGAAGACAAGGTCTTCGCGCTCACCGGCTATGTCGCCACCGGCAACCTCGCGGCTGCGATGCCTCTCGCGGAAAAGGCCGGCGTGCCGATGTTCGCGCCGCTGGTGGGCACCACGTCGTTCCGCACCAAGACCAACCGCTACCTGTTCCACGTGCGCGCGGGCTACGACCTCGAATTGCGCAAGATCATCAGCCACCTCTCGACCCTGGGCATTCAGTCGATTGCGGTGGTGTACCAGGACAGCGCCTTCGGCAAGTCGAACCTCGCGACCTGCGAGGAGCTGGCGGGCGACTACAAGCTCAAGGTGCTCAAGACCTTGCCGCTGGCCATCACGGCGGAGGACGCGAAGTCCGTCGTCGCGAGCCTGGCCGAAGCCAAGCCCGGTGCGGTCGTGATGATCATGGCGGGCCGCATGGTCGAGGTGTTCATTCGCGACTACCGCGCCAATGCGGTGGCTGCACCGCTGTACACACTGTCGGTCGGCATCACCGACGCGGCCGGCTCCGCCAAGCGGCTCGACGGCAAGCTCGCCGGGCTGGTCACGGCCAGCATCGTGCCGCCGCCGCAGGGCCTGCGCGTGCCCATCGTGGCCGACTACCAGCGCGACCGCGCCGAGTTCGGCGAGAAGATCGACAGCTACACCGCGCTCGAGGGCTACATCGTTGCGCGCGTGATGGTCGAGGGCCTGCGCCGCGCGGGCAAGACGCTCACGCGCGACAGTTTCATCGCCGGGCTCGAAAGCATCGGCAGCGCGCGCTTCGGCGACTTCCCCGTCGACTACAGCGCGAAGAACCACAACGGCTCGACCTTCGTGGACCTGGAGATGTACACCCGTGACGGCCAGTTGCGGCGCTGA
- a CDS encoding molybdopterin cofactor-binding domain-containing protein, producing MTRRADLPQTRAEFFAADGVLLVVREAPPAPPPAKGQPALIAGNPIEGDEILLAVWDDGSASALNGHVDLGTGIQTALAQIVAEELDLGMPCVRMMLGDTARVPNQGATIASASIQIHSQPLRLAAAQARAWLLARAAERLGVAVDALQVRNGVVRVTEAPNLHVSYAELLMGQRTVLRLDPQAQPKNPADYRVVGTRQARVDIPAKLAGELVFVHDMRVPGMLHGRVVRPPYAGADHGDFIGNTLDSVDESSIAHIPGIRAVVVIRDFVGIVAEREEHAEQALRELRVTWKPWPGMPDLSDVAQALRDNPSTQRLLVDEGDVDGALAAAAHPMPRTYVWPYQMHASIGPSCALADWQPADGSGMQLRCWAGSQNPHVLRDDLAKLMGVEDVQVDVVRMEAAGCYGRNGADDVAADAALLARAVGMPVRVQLTREQEHAWEPKGAAQLMEIDGGLMADGRIAAYDFETSYPSNGAPTLALLLTRTIEPVAQSFEMGDRTARPPYTYDNLRVKVNDMAPIVRASWLRGVSALPSSFAHESYIDELATAAGVDPVQFRLRHLEDPRAVELVQATAQKAGWRMRTGPQENVDGGLGEGGDILFGQGFAYARYIHSKWPGFGAAWAAWVADVEVNRKTGEVHVRRVVVGHDAGLMINPAGVEHQVHGNVIQTTSRALKERVQFASQQGTESGGAQLPGVLPSGVVASREWGSYPIINFREVPVIEVMHMPRPGEPSLGAGESSSVPGTAAIANAIFDATGVRFRAPPFTPETVLAELNRGLRPPPPGEGGGGGVRRLDGDAAVPPSQPSPKGGRSNTEAIWPKRKGVWATGAALFIGGIGVIAGLLGWRSAIAPVSLTAPVYSASTIERGRVLAALGDCAVCHTAPGGAPNAGGRAMDTPFGTLYTTNLTPDADTGLGRWSFSAFQRAMREGVSRDGHHLYPAFPYTAFAKTSDDDLQALYAYFMSMPAVRAETPASTLKFPFSMRPLMAGWNALFHDPAPLQPVATQSAEWNRGAYLVNGLGHCGACHTPRNALGAEQGGSAFLSGAMVDGWEAPPLTHLSKSAVPWDADALYRYLRNGHSPRHGIAGGPMAEVVRELAQVPDADVRAMAAYLGSFNPLPAAEPQAIAQQAVDNAARTQGRLLGPAQRMFDSACASCHHDGNGPTLLGVNTPLALNSNLTSARPDNLLRTILDGVREPANRDIGFMPAFREALDDRQIAELAGYMRARFAPQEPAWKDLPAEVARVRAAPGH from the coding sequence ATGACACGCCGCGCCGATCTGCCGCAAACCCGTGCGGAGTTCTTCGCTGCCGATGGCGTCCTGCTCGTCGTGCGCGAGGCCCCGCCCGCACCCCCGCCCGCGAAGGGCCAGCCTGCGCTGATCGCCGGCAACCCGATCGAGGGCGACGAGATCCTGCTCGCCGTGTGGGACGACGGCAGCGCATCGGCGCTCAACGGCCACGTCGACCTGGGCACGGGCATCCAGACCGCGCTCGCGCAGATCGTGGCCGAGGAACTCGACCTCGGCATGCCCTGCGTGCGCATGATGCTCGGCGACACGGCGCGCGTGCCCAACCAGGGCGCGACGATCGCGAGCGCGTCGATCCAGATCCATTCGCAGCCGCTGCGCCTTGCCGCTGCGCAGGCGCGGGCCTGGCTGCTGGCGCGCGCGGCCGAGCGCCTTGGCGTGGCGGTCGATGCGCTGCAGGTGCGCAATGGCGTGGTGCGTGTCACCGAGGCGCCGAACTTACACGTGAGCTATGCCGAACTGCTGATGGGCCAGCGCACCGTGCTGCGGCTCGATCCGCAAGCGCAGCCCAAGAACCCAGCCGACTACCGTGTCGTCGGCACACGGCAGGCGCGCGTCGACATTCCCGCCAAGCTCGCGGGCGAACTCGTGTTCGTGCACGACATGCGCGTGCCCGGCATGCTGCATGGTCGCGTGGTGCGCCCGCCCTACGCCGGCGCAGACCATGGCGATTTCATCGGCAACACGCTCGATTCCGTCGATGAATCCTCCATTGCACACATCCCCGGCATTCGCGCCGTGGTCGTCATCCGCGATTTCGTCGGCATCGTGGCCGAGCGCGAGGAACATGCCGAGCAGGCACTGCGCGAACTGCGTGTGACATGGAAGCCGTGGCCCGGCATGCCCGACCTGTCGGACGTTGCGCAGGCCCTGCGCGACAACCCTTCGACGCAGCGCCTGCTGGTCGATGAAGGCGATGTCGACGGCGCTCTTGCAGCGGCCGCGCATCCGATGCCGCGCACCTACGTGTGGCCGTATCAGATGCACGCGTCCATCGGACCCTCGTGCGCGCTGGCCGACTGGCAGCCGGCCGATGGCAGCGGCATGCAGTTGCGTTGCTGGGCCGGCTCTCAGAACCCGCATGTGCTGCGCGACGATCTGGCGAAGCTCATGGGTGTCGAAGACGTGCAGGTCGACGTGGTCCGCATGGAGGCCGCCGGCTGCTATGGCCGCAACGGTGCCGACGACGTGGCGGCAGATGCCGCGCTGCTTGCACGCGCTGTCGGCATGCCGGTGCGCGTGCAGCTCACGCGCGAGCAGGAACACGCGTGGGAGCCGAAGGGTGCCGCGCAGCTCATGGAGATCGACGGCGGCCTGATGGCCGATGGCCGCATCGCCGCTTACGACTTCGAGACTTCATACCCATCGAACGGAGCGCCCACGCTCGCGCTGCTGCTCACACGCACCATCGAGCCGGTGGCGCAATCCTTCGAGATGGGCGACCGTACGGCGCGCCCGCCTTATACCTACGACAACCTGCGCGTGAAGGTCAACGACATGGCGCCGATCGTGCGCGCCTCGTGGCTGCGCGGCGTGTCGGCGCTGCCGAGTTCGTTCGCGCACGAGTCGTACATCGATGAGCTGGCGACGGCGGCGGGTGTCGATCCGGTGCAGTTCCGGCTGCGCCATCTGGAAGATCCGCGCGCGGTCGAGCTGGTGCAGGCCACCGCGCAGAAGGCCGGCTGGCGCATGCGCACCGGGCCGCAGGAAAACGTCGACGGCGGGCTGGGGGAGGGTGGCGACATCCTCTTCGGCCAGGGCTTTGCGTATGCGCGCTACATCCACAGCAAATGGCCCGGCTTCGGTGCCGCATGGGCTGCGTGGGTGGCCGATGTCGAGGTCAATCGCAAGACCGGCGAGGTGCATGTGCGCCGTGTCGTGGTGGGGCATGACGCGGGTTTGATGATCAACCCCGCGGGTGTCGAGCATCAGGTGCACGGCAACGTGATCCAGACCACCAGCCGCGCGCTCAAGGAGCGCGTGCAGTTCGCGTCGCAGCAGGGCACGGAGTCTGGTGGTGCGCAACTGCCCGGCGTGCTGCCATCGGGCGTGGTCGCAAGCCGCGAGTGGGGCAGCTACCCGATCATCAATTTCCGCGAAGTGCCGGTGATCGAGGTCATGCACATGCCGCGGCCGGGTGAGCCTTCGCTGGGGGCGGGCGAGTCGTCGTCGGTGCCGGGAACGGCGGCGATTGCGAACGCGATCTTCGATGCGACGGGTGTGCGGTTCAGGGCGCCGCCGTTCACGCCGGAGACGGTGTTGGCGGAGTTGAACCGGGGTTTGCGCCCTCCCCCTCCGGGGGAGGGCGGGGGTGGGGGCGTGCGGCGCTTGGATGGTGACGCTGCCGTGCCCCCATCTCAACCTTCCCCCAAAGGGGGAAGGAGCAATACGGAAGCCATCTGGCCCAAGAGGAAGGGCGTGTGGGCGACAGGCGCAGCGCTGTTCATCGGCGGCATCGGTGTCATCGCCGGCCTGCTCGGCTGGCGCTCCGCCATCGCCCCCGTGTCCCTTACCGCACCGGTCTACAGCGCGTCCACCATCGAACGCGGCCGCGTGCTCGCCGCCCTCGGCGATTGCGCCGTGTGCCACACCGCGCCCGGTGGCGCGCCCAACGCGGGTGGCCGTGCGATGGACACGCCTTTCGGCACGCTCTACACCACCAACCTCACGCCCGATGCCGACACCGGCCTGGGTCGCTGGTCGTTCAGCGCCTTCCAGCGCGCGATGCGCGAAGGCGTCTCGCGCGACGGCCATCACCTCTACCCCGCGTTTCCCTACACAGCGTTCGCGAAAACCAGCGACGACGACTTGCAGGCGCTCTATGCGTACTTCATGTCGATGCCCGCGGTGCGCGCTGAAACGCCGGCGTCGACACTCAAGTTTCCGTTCAGCATGCGGCCGCTGATGGCCGGCTGGAACGCGCTCTTCCACGACCCTGCACCGCTGCAACCCGTGGCCACGCAAAGCGCCGAGTGGAACCGTGGCGCCTACCTCGTCAACGGCCTGGGCCATTGCGGCGCCTGCCACACGCCGCGCAATGCATTGGGCGCGGAGCAGGGCGGCAGCGCCTTTCTCTCGGGCGCGATGGTCGATGGCTGGGAAGCGCCTCCGCTCACGCATCTGTCGAAGTCGGCGGTGCCGTGGGACGCCGACGCGCTCTACCGCTACCTGCGCAACGGCCACTCGCCACGCCACGGCATCGCCGGTGGACCGATGGCCGAGGTCGTGCGCGAACTGGCCCAGGTGCCGGACGCCGACGTGCGTGCGATGGCCGCCTACCTCGGCTCGTTCAATCCTTTGCCGGCTGCCGAGCCGCAGGCCATCGCGCAACAGGCGGTCGACAATGCGGCCCGCACGCAAGGCCGGTTGCTCGGCCCCGCGCAGCGCATGTTCGACAGCGCATGTGCTTCGTGTCATCACGACGGCAACGGCCCCACGCTGCTGGGCGTGAACACGCCGCTTGCGCTCAACAGCAACCTCACGAGCGCGCGGCCCGACAACCTGCTGCGCACCATCCTCGATGGCGTGCGCGAGCCGGCGAACCGCGACATCGGCTTCATGCCTGCGTTCCGCGAAGCGCTCGACGACCGGCAGATCGCCGAGCTGGCCGGCTACATGCGTGCACGCTTCGCGCCGCAGGAACCAGCGTGGAAAGACCTGCCCGCCGAAGTCGCTCGCGTGCGTGCGGCACCGGGACACTGA
- a CDS encoding fumarylacetoacetate hydrolase family protein, translating to MSLNLSTSSSLPRDAERATLVGRIWQPGVGPVLVAVHEGGLHDLTALAPTMSDLLEGEAQPAEAVRRALKDAPHIAALDAVLANSDETARDDSQPWLLAPCDLQAIKASGVTFVASLLERVIEEQARGDASRAEATRAAIGHVLGDNLANIVPGSPEAAKVKEVLIAQGVWSQYLEVGIGPDAEIFTKAPVLAAVGTGADVGIHSGSVWNNPEPEVVLAVNSRGQTLGAALGNDVNLRDFEGRSALLLGKAKDNNASCAIGPFIRLFDAHFGIADVRCITVALEVTGPEGFTLEGSSSLSKISRDPLDLVSQTVGKHHAYPDGFMLFLGTMFAPTQDRHGPGQGFTHVVGDRVRIAAPELGALVNRVVHADQAPRWTFGIGALMRNLGGRGLL from the coding sequence ATGTCCTTGAACCTCTCGACTTCTTCCAGCCTGCCCCGCGACGCTGAGCGCGCCACATTGGTCGGACGCATCTGGCAGCCGGGCGTGGGCCCGGTGCTGGTGGCCGTGCACGAAGGCGGCCTGCACGACCTGACGGCACTCGCGCCGACCATGAGCGACCTGCTCGAAGGCGAGGCACAGCCCGCCGAAGCCGTGCGCCGCGCGTTGAAAGACGCACCGCACATCGCCGCGCTCGATGCCGTGCTCGCCAACAGTGACGAGACCGCACGCGATGACAGCCAGCCCTGGCTGCTCGCACCCTGCGACCTGCAGGCCATCAAGGCCAGCGGCGTGACCTTCGTTGCGAGCCTGCTCGAACGCGTGATCGAGGAGCAGGCGCGCGGCGATGCATCACGGGCCGAAGCCACGCGCGCCGCCATCGGCCATGTGTTGGGCGACAACCTCGCGAACATCGTGCCCGGCTCGCCCGAAGCGGCGAAGGTCAAAGAGGTGCTGATCGCGCAAGGCGTGTGGTCGCAGTACCTCGAAGTCGGCATCGGCCCCGACGCCGAGATATTCACCAAGGCCCCTGTGCTGGCGGCCGTGGGCACCGGCGCCGATGTCGGCATTCATTCGGGTTCCGTGTGGAACAACCCCGAGCCCGAAGTCGTGCTCGCGGTCAACAGCCGGGGCCAGACGCTGGGCGCGGCGCTCGGCAACGACGTCAACCTGCGCGACTTCGAAGGCCGCAGCGCGCTGCTGCTGGGCAAGGCGAAGGACAACAACGCCTCGTGCGCCATCGGCCCCTTCATCCGTTTGTTCGATGCGCACTTCGGTATTGCGGATGTGCGCTGCATCACGGTCGCGCTCGAAGTGACCGGGCCTGAGGGCTTCACGCTCGAAGGTTCAAGCTCGCTGTCGAAGATCAGCCGCGACCCGCTCGACCTCGTGTCGCAGACCGTGGGTAAGCATCACGCCTACCCTGACGGTTTCATGTTGTTTCTGGGCACGATGTTCGCGCCGACCCAAGACCGTCACGGGCCTGGCCAGGGATTCACCCATGTCGTGGGCGACCGTGTGCGCATCGCAGCCCCCGAACTCGGCGCGCTGGTCAATCGCGTGGTGCATGCCGATCAGGCGCCGCGATGGACCTTCGGCATCGGCGCGCTGATGCGCAACCTGGGCGGGCGCGGGCTGTTGTAA
- a CDS encoding recombinase family protein — translation MDPMLSTTTRPKAYSYLRFSTPEQMKGDSLRRQTDLATLYAARHGLDLDTSTFQDLGVSAFSGDNARTGALFKFQQFVYEGVIPAGSYLLVESLDRLSRSDIVEAQGLLMSIIGRGITVVTLQQGAERVYSREALRANPHELIIAIVEMMRAHGESATKAARLKEAWQAKRSRLGTVNLTSIAPAWLKARPAKNGFDVIPDRADVVRRMFLDYLGGVGLESIASRLNQAAVKPWGRGTFWRRSYVAKIIVNPAVIGVFVPHTDQRVNGRTVRTPCEPVLGYFPPILDEEAFHAAQAMKQKAGREATARPRSGGVRHLLAGLAVCPLCGASMSRITKGSRTKAGHPYLVCSRAKQGAGCVYKAVRVKDVDAAITIGASFVVGTAPSGQSGLDQEWQATQDQRDAVDAAMDNLLDALGHGGESRPIRQRLDILQADRDLLTKRLALLAEQIGTSSSIFVGKALDDLQRTITGDIETLDIPKANAALRRVLKSVTVDYPNGELEFAWAQGGETRLTYGWPLE, via the coding sequence ATGGACCCCATGCTTTCGACTACCACTCGCCCTAAGGCCTACAGCTATCTTCGTTTCAGTACACCCGAGCAAATGAAGGGCGACAGTCTCCGCCGACAGACAGACCTTGCGACTCTCTACGCAGCCCGCCACGGCCTCGATCTGGACACCAGCACATTCCAAGACCTTGGGGTTTCAGCGTTCAGTGGCGACAACGCCCGTACGGGAGCCCTTTTTAAGTTTCAACAATTCGTCTACGAAGGCGTCATTCCAGCAGGGAGCTACCTTCTAGTGGAGTCGCTTGATCGCTTAAGCCGCAGCGACATCGTGGAAGCACAAGGCTTATTGATGTCGATCATCGGCCGTGGAATAACGGTCGTGACGCTTCAGCAGGGAGCCGAGCGTGTCTACTCCCGGGAGGCCCTAAGAGCGAACCCGCACGAACTCATCATTGCCATCGTTGAGATGATGCGTGCCCATGGTGAGAGCGCGACCAAAGCGGCTCGGCTAAAGGAAGCGTGGCAAGCTAAGCGTTCGCGACTCGGCACTGTGAATCTCACAAGCATCGCACCGGCTTGGTTGAAAGCCCGCCCCGCAAAGAATGGTTTCGATGTCATCCCCGACCGTGCAGATGTTGTCCGGCGAATGTTTCTCGACTATCTGGGGGGCGTAGGGTTGGAGTCGATTGCGTCTCGACTCAACCAAGCTGCGGTCAAGCCATGGGGCAGGGGTACGTTCTGGCGCCGAAGCTATGTCGCAAAAATTATCGTTAACCCAGCGGTGATTGGAGTCTTCGTGCCGCACACGGATCAACGGGTCAATGGCCGAACAGTACGCACGCCTTGTGAACCTGTTCTCGGGTACTTTCCCCCGATCCTCGATGAGGAGGCGTTCCATGCAGCGCAGGCGATGAAGCAAAAGGCGGGTCGGGAAGCTACAGCTAGACCACGGAGCGGCGGCGTAAGGCACCTGCTTGCGGGTCTAGCGGTGTGCCCCTTATGCGGTGCGAGCATGAGCCGGATCACCAAGGGTAGTCGTACCAAGGCAGGCCACCCTTACCTCGTCTGTTCGAGAGCCAAGCAAGGAGCGGGGTGTGTCTACAAGGCGGTGCGTGTCAAGGACGTGGACGCAGCCATCACGATTGGCGCTTCGTTTGTCGTCGGCACGGCACCATCAGGCCAGTCGGGACTCGACCAAGAATGGCAAGCGACGCAGGATCAGCGAGACGCGGTAGATGCCGCCATGGATAATCTTCTCGACGCCCTCGGTCATGGGGGTGAGTCCCGGCCTATTCGCCAACGGCTCGACATCCTCCAAGCAGACCGCGACCTACTGACGAAACGCCTCGCTTTGTTGGCAGAACAGATTGGCACCTCATCGTCCATCTTCGTGGGGAAGGCCCTCGATGACCTTCAACGTACCATCACCGGGGATATTGAGACGCTCGACATTCCCAAGGCGAACGCTGCCCTTCGACGCGTCTTGAAAAGCGTTACCGTTGACTACCCGAACGGAGAGCTGGAGTTCGCTTGGGCTCAGGGTGGCGAAACCCGCCTGACCTACGGATGGCCCCTTGAATAG
- a CDS encoding (2Fe-2S)-binding protein, with protein sequence MTASCGAEPLHLRVNGQAHAIAGVPREATLLHLLRNDLGLNGPKYGCGLGQCGACTVHVDGVAARACVIPAHGVAGRAITTLEGLGTRGNWHPVQAAFEDAQAAQCGYCLNGMVMQAAALLARDPQASDARIRSELSGNLCRCGTHIEILDAVQRAALRMRAKPNP encoded by the coding sequence GTGACGGCCAGTTGCGGCGCTGAGCCGCTGCACCTGCGGGTCAACGGCCAGGCCCACGCGATCGCCGGTGTGCCGCGCGAGGCGACGCTGCTGCACCTGCTGCGCAACGACCTGGGGCTGAACGGCCCCAAGTACGGCTGCGGGCTGGGACAGTGCGGTGCCTGCACGGTGCACGTCGATGGCGTGGCGGCGCGTGCCTGCGTGATTCCGGCGCATGGCGTGGCGGGTCGTGCGATCACCACGCTCGAAGGGCTGGGGACGCGGGGCAACTGGCATCCGGTGCAGGCCGCCTTCGAGGATGCGCAGGCGGCGCAGTGCGGCTACTGCCTCAACGGCATGGTCATGCAGGCGGCGGCGTTGCTCGCACGCGATCCGCAGGCGAGTGATGCGCGCATCCGCAGTGAGCTGTCGGGCAATCTGTGCCGTTGCGGCACGCATATCGAGATCCTTGATGCGGTGCAGCGCGCGGCGCTGCGCATGCGCGCAAAGCCGAACCCATGA